A single Ruficoccus amylovorans DNA region contains:
- a CDS encoding thioredoxin family protein has translation MVAVNSTMLPLGTPAPAFHLPDTQGNTVSLEAFDGAKAYVVMFICNHCPYVRMLRREIAHLAGEYQDKGVAFVAINSNDIENYPDDSMENMVREVAEQGYSFPYCLDESQKVAKAFRASCTPDFYVFGRDRLLVYRGQFDDARPGNGINVTGSDLRAALDAVLDNEEIPDDVQKPSIGCNIKWKPGSEPEYFRNKS, from the coding sequence ATGGTTGCTGTAAATTCCACCATGCTCCCCCTGGGGACTCCCGCTCCGGCCTTTCACCTGCCCGACACGCAGGGCAACACGGTGTCGCTGGAAGCGTTTGACGGGGCGAAAGCCTACGTGGTCATGTTCATCTGCAACCACTGCCCCTATGTGCGCATGCTCCGGCGCGAGATCGCGCACCTGGCGGGCGAGTATCAGGACAAGGGCGTAGCCTTTGTCGCGATCAACAGCAACGACATCGAGAACTACCCTGACGACAGCATGGAAAACATGGTGCGCGAAGTCGCCGAGCAGGGGTACAGCTTTCCCTACTGTCTGGACGAATCCCAAAAAGTGGCCAAGGCCTTCCGCGCCTCGTGCACACCGGATTTTTATGTTTTCGGCAGGGACCGGCTGCTGGTTTACCGTGGGCAGTTCGACGACGCCCGCCCCGGCAACGGCATCAACGTGACCGGCTCCGACCTCCGCGCCGCCCTCGACGCCGTCCTCGATAATGAGGAAATCCCCGACGACGTGCAAAAGCCCTCCATCGGCTGCAACATCAAGTGGAAACCCGGCAGCGAACCGGAGTATTTCCGCAACAAGTCATAA
- a CDS encoding chloride channel protein, with the protein MSGSAEGFPEGEIPARYKFFSPQAWRCYALFLMGALMIGLAAYVFTLLEHWSGKYLEWALGVSWALPFVTAPLGLMTIIFIRNRFFDGTQGTGIPQTIAALKMEAGPNRRYLLSLRIAVGKFFLTALGLFCGASIGREGPTVQIGASILSTLNRYAKFPRHLVERGLILGGGAAGIAASFNAPVAGTVFAFEEIGRSFDKHNASTIVLTVAIACQVVLSCLGGFYLFYGEVNTALVTVTGWAALLVIAVVLGALGGAFAKCLLLLTDRLVKYWTTHPYWMAGGVGLVLALIGLASGGLSYGSGYEHAKQILIEGEQLPWFYAFSRMLATFATLLSGIPGGLFDPTLSAGAGFGQLFSELFPSVPPQAIILLAMVSFFSGVVQSPITSATILVEMTSAYEMILPLLIAAIIAYEFSHMICRNSLYEEISETFLRVFRERHGKEMQS; encoded by the coding sequence ATGAGTGGTTCAGCAGAGGGCTTCCCCGAAGGGGAGATTCCAGCGCGATACAAGTTTTTTTCACCGCAGGCATGGCGGTGCTATGCGCTGTTTTTAATGGGTGCGCTCATGATCGGGCTGGCGGCTTATGTCTTTACCCTGCTGGAGCATTGGTCGGGGAAGTACTTGGAATGGGCGTTGGGAGTTTCCTGGGCTTTGCCGTTTGTGACGGCTCCGCTCGGGCTCATGACGATTATTTTTATTCGCAACCGCTTTTTTGACGGTACGCAAGGGACCGGGATTCCGCAGACGATTGCCGCGCTCAAAATGGAGGCAGGCCCCAACCGGCGTTACCTGCTATCGCTGCGGATCGCAGTGGGGAAATTCTTCCTGACCGCGCTCGGGCTCTTTTGCGGAGCGTCTATCGGGCGCGAAGGGCCGACGGTCCAGATCGGCGCGAGTATTCTGTCCACCCTCAACCGCTACGCGAAATTCCCGCGTCATCTGGTGGAGCGGGGGTTAATCCTCGGCGGGGGCGCGGCGGGGATTGCCGCTTCCTTTAATGCCCCGGTCGCCGGGACGGTGTTTGCCTTCGAGGAGATCGGACGCTCGTTCGACAAGCACAACGCCAGCACGATTGTGCTGACGGTGGCCATTGCCTGTCAGGTGGTCTTGTCCTGCCTGGGGGGCTTTTATCTCTTTTACGGCGAGGTCAACACCGCGCTCGTGACGGTAACCGGCTGGGCGGCTCTGCTGGTGATCGCGGTGGTGCTGGGAGCGCTCGGAGGGGCTTTTGCCAAGTGTTTGCTGTTGCTGACGGACCGGCTGGTCAAATACTGGACCACGCATCCGTACTGGATGGCAGGCGGAGTGGGACTGGTGCTCGCGCTGATCGGTCTGGCTTCCGGGGGGCTGAGCTATGGCAGCGGCTACGAGCACGCCAAGCAGATCCTGATCGAGGGGGAGCAGTTGCCGTGGTTCTACGCCTTTAGCCGTATGCTGGCGACTTTTGCCACGCTCCTGAGCGGGATTCCCGGCGGTCTTTTTGACCCGACCTTGTCGGCGGGTGCCGGGTTTGGGCAGCTCTTCAGCGAGCTTTTTCCGTCGGTGCCACCGCAGGCGATTATCCTGCTGGCCATGGTCTCGTTTTTCTCCGGCGTGGTGCAGAGCCCGATCACATCGGCGACGATTCTGGTCGAGATGACCAGTGCCTACGAAATGATTTTACCGCTATTGATCGCCGCTATTATCGCTTACGAGTTTTCGCATATGATTTGTCGCAATTCGCTCTATGAGGAAATCTCCGAGACCTTCCTGAGGGTCTTCCGTGAACGTCACGGAAAGGAGATGCAGTCATAA
- a CDS encoding EamA family transporter, translated as MTLLWIITALWAVSFSLIGVYISGQVDDTIAVTTRMFLALLIFLPFWRPAPWRKSLRMMATGAVEIGLTYLFLYQSYHYLSVPELLLFTIFTPLYVSLFSDLLARRWPRQFWAPALLAVAGAAVIRWTDLSGDYWIGFAFIQAANACFAFGQVWYRQQSMGNPLPHRARFAWFFLGAFIIAGSAMLLTADWSKLPATPVQQGVLLWLGVVTSGLGYLGWSYGSTKVSAQQLAVMNNMLIPAGILVNVLFWGGHIEQWPRLLLGCACLAAALWLCRKRTPAPSRST; from the coding sequence ATGACGCTGCTGTGGATCATCACCGCGTTGTGGGCGGTTTCTTTTTCACTTATCGGGGTTTATATCTCCGGGCAGGTGGACGACACCATCGCCGTCACCACGCGGATGTTTCTGGCGCTGCTTATCTTCCTGCCCTTCTGGCGGCCCGCTCCCTGGCGCAAATCCCTGCGCATGATGGCAACCGGCGCGGTTGAGATCGGCCTGACTTACCTCTTCTTGTACCAGAGTTACCACTACCTAAGCGTGCCGGAGTTGCTGCTGTTTACGATTTTCACGCCCTTGTACGTCAGCCTGTTCTCCGACCTGCTGGCCCGGCGCTGGCCGCGCCAGTTCTGGGCTCCGGCCCTGCTCGCGGTCGCCGGGGCAGCGGTGATCCGCTGGACCGACCTCAGCGGCGACTACTGGATCGGGTTCGCCTTTATCCAGGCCGCCAACGCCTGCTTCGCCTTCGGGCAGGTCTGGTACCGACAGCAGAGCATGGGCAATCCCCTGCCCCACCGCGCCCGCTTCGCGTGGTTCTTTCTCGGCGCGTTCATCATCGCGGGGAGCGCCATGCTGCTGACCGCGGATTGGAGCAAACTGCCCGCAACGCCCGTCCAACAAGGGGTGCTGCTCTGGCTGGGGGTCGTCACCTCCGGACTCGGCTATCTGGGCTGGAGCTACGGCTCGACCAAGGTCAGCGCCCAGCAACTGGCGGTCATGAACAACATGCTCATCCCTGCGGGCATCCTCGTCAACGTGCTCTTCTGGGGCGGACATATCGAGCAGTGGCCACGGCTCCTGCTCGGGTGCGCCTGCCTCGCCGCCGCCCTCTGGCTGTGCCGCAAACGCACGCCAGCCCCAAGCAGGAGTACATAA
- a CDS encoding U32 family peptidase, whose translation MGKLLPKRLGTAGTGDAQLLRKPELLAPAGDWECARAAIENGADAIYFGLECFNARLRAHNFATTELPEIMARLHERGVRGYVTFNTLVFADELAQAEDFLRKIIAAGTDAAIVQDVGICRLIRRLSPDFPIHASTQMSITSEAGVRFAAELGCSVAVLARECSLQEVAAIREKCEADWVSLPLEIFVHGALCVAYSGQCLTSEALGGRSANRGECAQACRLPYELISDGKNVPLGDRRYLLSPQDLAGLDALPGIVRAGVSSLKIEGRLKSPEYVAAVTGVYRRALDKAWAELGPQAEALASSTAVSGKPAASGETPSAQEERYQLDMTFSRGFHTGWLEGIDNQQLVHARFGKKRGVRLGTVKSTTPHGLLIVPEGPVKPGDGVVVDQGRPDLPEAGGNVNAVEPQGKLLFLRLHGDALQRVRIEPGSIVWKTADPALERTLRQSFEVEQPRYKRPLEARTEGADGQPLRLTVWDEEGLEAVAESAQPLETAQRQPLAEAILRKQLGRLGDTPFFLAALDNRLPGGLMLPLSLLNACRREAVERLLEKRRTGQRWTLLSPSDNEADDETKMTAGPEAIPPPSAKANPALIPLVRSLEQLDAALEHPAGDIYVELENPRRYPEAVERVRAAGAGHTVWVAPPRIFKTGEDWIIKQLLGCGADGFLARNHEHLRALAGQRLRGDFSLNVANPLTARWLIERWGLERLTCSYDLNASQLAALLESAPPAWFEVTLHQHMPMFHMEHCVFCAFLSSGKDFRDCGRPCETQSVSLRDRVGAEHPLKADAGCRNTLFNARAQTGAEFAQDLLGLGVRHFRIEFLNESPQEVRETLHRYAALLRGEINGTQLWHELRLVNQLGVTRGTLRD comes from the coding sequence ATGGGAAAACTTTTACCGAAACGCCTGGGAACGGCGGGAACCGGCGACGCGCAACTCCTGCGCAAGCCCGAGCTACTCGCGCCCGCCGGTGACTGGGAATGCGCCCGCGCCGCCATCGAGAACGGCGCTGACGCCATTTACTTCGGTCTGGAGTGCTTTAACGCCCGGCTGCGCGCCCATAACTTCGCGACGACGGAGCTGCCCGAGATCATGGCCCGGCTCCATGAGCGCGGGGTGCGTGGCTACGTCACATTCAACACCCTGGTCTTCGCCGACGAACTGGCCCAGGCGGAGGATTTTTTGCGTAAAATCATCGCCGCCGGGACCGACGCCGCCATCGTGCAGGACGTGGGCATCTGCCGCCTCATCCGGCGGCTTTCGCCCGATTTCCCCATTCACGCCTCCACCCAGATGAGCATCACCAGCGAGGCGGGCGTGCGCTTCGCGGCGGAGCTGGGCTGTTCGGTCGCTGTGCTCGCCCGCGAATGCTCGCTGCAGGAAGTCGCCGCCATCCGCGAAAAATGCGAGGCCGACTGGGTTTCCCTGCCACTGGAGATTTTTGTCCACGGCGCGCTCTGCGTGGCCTATTCCGGCCAGTGCCTGACCAGCGAAGCCCTCGGCGGCCGTTCGGCCAACCGGGGCGAGTGCGCCCAAGCCTGCCGCCTGCCCTACGAACTGATCAGCGACGGCAAGAACGTGCCGCTCGGGGACCGGCGCTACCTGCTCAGCCCGCAGGATCTGGCCGGTCTTGACGCGCTGCCGGGGATCGTCCGCGCCGGGGTGTCCTCGCTCAAGATCGAGGGCCGTCTCAAGAGCCCCGAATACGTCGCCGCCGTGACCGGCGTCTATCGCCGCGCCCTCGACAAGGCCTGGGCCGAACTCGGCCCGCAGGCGGAGGCTTTGGCTTCGTCTACCGCTGTCTCAGGCAAGCCTGCCGCCAGCGGAGAAACGCCCTCGGCGCAGGAGGAGCGCTACCAGTTGGACATGACTTTTTCGCGCGGCTTCCACACCGGCTGGCTGGAAGGGATCGACAACCAGCAACTCGTCCATGCCCGCTTCGGTAAAAAGCGCGGCGTGCGGCTGGGCACGGTCAAATCCACCACCCCGCACGGGCTGCTCATTGTGCCGGAGGGGCCGGTCAAGCCTGGGGACGGCGTGGTCGTGGACCAGGGGCGACCGGACCTGCCCGAGGCCGGGGGTAACGTCAACGCGGTCGAGCCACAGGGCAAACTGCTCTTCTTACGCCTGCACGGGGACGCGCTCCAGCGCGTCCGGATCGAGCCGGGGTCCATCGTCTGGAAAACCGCCGACCCCGCCCTGGAGCGCACCTTGCGCCAGAGCTTCGAGGTCGAGCAGCCCCGCTACAAGCGCCCGCTGGAGGCGCGTACCGAGGGGGCGGACGGCCAGCCGCTTCGCCTGACGGTCTGGGACGAGGAAGGGCTGGAGGCCGTGGCAGAGTCCGCGCAGCCGCTCGAAACCGCCCAGCGCCAGCCGCTGGCCGAAGCCATTTTACGCAAACAGCTCGGGCGGCTGGGCGACACACCATTTTTCCTCGCCGCGCTGGATAACCGCCTGCCCGGCGGGCTCATGCTCCCGCTCTCCCTGCTCAACGCCTGCCGCCGCGAAGCAGTTGAGCGCCTGCTGGAAAAGCGCCGCACGGGCCAGCGCTGGACCTTGCTCTCGCCCTCGGACAACGAAGCCGACGACGAAACTAAAATGACAGCCGGGCCGGAAGCGATTCCCCCCCCGTCCGCCAAGGCGAACCCGGCGCTGATTCCGCTGGTGCGCTCGCTGGAGCAGTTGGACGCCGCGCTGGAACATCCGGCGGGGGATATTTACGTCGAACTGGAGAACCCTCGCCGCTACCCCGAAGCCGTCGAGCGCGTCCGCGCCGCCGGAGCCGGGCACACGGTCTGGGTGGCCCCGCCACGGATTTTCAAGACGGGCGAGGACTGGATCATCAAGCAGTTGCTGGGCTGCGGGGCGGACGGCTTTCTGGCCCGCAACCACGAGCACCTGCGCGCCCTCGCCGGGCAGCGGCTGCGGGGGGATTTTTCGCTCAACGTGGCCAACCCGCTGACCGCCCGCTGGCTGATCGAACGCTGGGGCCTGGAGCGGCTGACCTGCTCTTACGACCTGAACGCCTCGCAGTTGGCGGCACTGCTGGAGTCGGCCCCGCCCGCGTGGTTCGAGGTCACGCTGCACCAGCACATGCCGATGTTTCACATGGAGCACTGCGTGTTTTGCGCCTTTCTCTCCAGCGGAAAGGACTTCCGCGACTGCGGGCGGCCCTGCGAGACGCAAAGCGTCAGCCTGCGCGACCGCGTGGGCGCGGAGCACCCGCTCAAGGCCGACGCCGGTTGTCGCAACACGCTTTTCAACGCCCGGGCGCAGACCGGGGCTGAGTTCGCGCAGGACTTGCTCGGGCTCGGTGTGCGGCACTTCCGGATCGAGTTCCTCAACGAGAGCCCGCAGGAGGTCCGCGAAACGCTCCACCGCTACGCCGCCCTGCTGCGTGGCGAAATCAACGGCACGCAACTCTGGCACGAACTGAGACTTGTCAACCAGCTCGGCGTGACCCGGGGCACCCTGCGGGATTAG
- a CDS encoding tetratricopeptide repeat protein → MKAPATTVEQILLDAQATLKARDWDRLTRLARMLQRNRQWEAAEHCLQQVLAQVPGHHEAQLALADHFMIGGRADEARQLIEAALAARPGDPLLLMAFARACSSMGEIEDALAALDLAESKPGPWQARAGRLFALNLAYLPDVSAEDLRDCGTEWEKRYAPVASPRPVLPARRPGRWRIGYYSPDFCRHSVAHFLPGIFERHDRDAFEIHLYSDTPLRDEITARYRQLAEHWHELTDLPDAEAVATLRAGELDLLVDCSGFFGACRPQLFSQRPARVQAHFLGYNGTTGLRSLDYRFTDAICEPPGTEAASSEKLVRLEPGFHCYRPLTDAPEPGPLPSATNGYVTFGSFNNLPKVNDEVVALCVDVLQSLPDSRLLIKAISLTNPASRQLLVKRFEALGIDPGRIDALPPSPGQQEHLETYDRVDITLDTFPCNGTTTTLESLWMGVPVLTLPGQRHSARVSASLLSQVGLQACVVNDPTGFVETAKRLARDEQLRADWRNSLRQRIRNAPLGDPGQFVPRLEAAYRQIIRASES, encoded by the coding sequence GTGAAAGCCCCGGCGACCACAGTTGAACAAATCCTCCTCGATGCTCAGGCAACCCTGAAGGCCAGGGACTGGGATCGGCTGACCCGGTTGGCGCGTATGCTCCAGCGTAACCGCCAATGGGAAGCTGCCGAGCACTGCCTGCAACAAGTCCTGGCGCAAGTGCCCGGTCACCATGAGGCGCAACTGGCGCTCGCCGACCACTTTATGATCGGGGGGCGGGCCGACGAGGCTCGTCAACTGATCGAGGCCGCGCTGGCCGCCCGCCCCGGCGACCCGCTCCTGCTCATGGCCTTCGCTCGGGCCTGCTCGTCGATGGGCGAGATCGAGGACGCCCTCGCTGCGCTCGACCTGGCCGAGTCCAAACCCGGCCCCTGGCAGGCACGGGCGGGACGGCTTTTCGCGCTCAACCTGGCCTACCTCCCAGATGTCAGCGCCGAGGACTTGCGCGACTGCGGAACCGAGTGGGAAAAACGTTACGCGCCGGTTGCCTCCCCTCGCCCGGTATTGCCGGCGCGGCGGCCCGGACGCTGGCGCATCGGCTATTATTCGCCGGACTTCTGCCGACATTCGGTCGCGCATTTCCTGCCAGGGATATTCGAGCGGCATGACCGTGACGCCTTTGAAATCCACCTCTACAGCGACACCCCGCTGCGCGACGAGATCACCGCTCGCTACCGCCAATTGGCCGAGCACTGGCACGAGTTGACCGACCTGCCCGACGCCGAGGCGGTCGCCACTTTGCGGGCTGGGGAGCTTGACCTGCTGGTCGATTGCAGCGGATTTTTCGGGGCCTGCCGCCCGCAGTTGTTCTCGCAACGCCCGGCCCGCGTGCAGGCCCACTTTCTCGGGTACAACGGCACCACCGGCCTGCGCTCGCTTGATTATCGCTTCACCGACGCCATCTGCGAGCCACCCGGGACGGAAGCCGCCAGTTCGGAAAAACTCGTCCGGCTGGAGCCGGGCTTCCACTGCTACCGTCCGCTGACAGACGCGCCCGAGCCCGGCCCCCTCCCCTCCGCCACCAACGGCTACGTCACCTTCGGGAGCTTCAACAACCTCCCAAAAGTCAACGACGAGGTCGTCGCCCTCTGCGTCGATGTGCTTCAGTCCCTCCCCGACAGCCGCCTGCTGATCAAAGCTATTTCTCTAACCAATCCGGCCAGTCGCCAGCTTCTGGTGAAGCGCTTCGAGGCGCTGGGGATTGACCCCGGGCGCATTGATGCGCTCCCGCCTTCCCCCGGCCAGCAGGAGCATCTGGAGACCTACGACCGGGTGGATATCACGCTCGACACCTTTCCGTGTAATGGCACCACCACTACACTTGAATCGCTCTGGATGGGCGTACCCGTCCTCACCCTGCCAGGGCAGCGGCACAGCGCACGGGTCAGCGCCAGCCTACTCTCACAGGTCGGCCTGCAAGCCTGCGTGGTCAACGACCCGACCGGATTTGTGGAAACGGCCAAACGACTCGCCCGCGACGAGCAACTGCGCGCCGACTGGCGCAACTCCCTCCGCCAACGCATCCGCAACGCTCCGCTGGGCGACCCCGGCCAGTTCGTTCCCAGGCTGGAAGCAGCCTACCGCCAAATCATCCGTGCCAGCGAAAGTTAA
- a CDS encoding chloride channel protein gives MRRRFSDNQRFLILCTVAGVLCGLAAVGFHLAIEYTFHLVWHLSQMTGPVWFWVVMPLMPAAGGLIVGLFLWKIAPSASGSGIPQTKAAYYNDFGRITLKDGFFRFLLGTIFIGMGNALGREGPTVHMCAAIASTLGRWAGLAKARVQAMVPVGMGAGIAAAFNAPLSAIFFVFEELLSDFSTKALGGIVIAVVVAAAVSRSILGEDPVLQVGLSEDNVRTAWWMLVSLPLGVASGFVGSFFVTTLLKARSIQRQWKGLPVWMKPALGGLTVGIVGVSAFAFTGYFGDPQTGVFSIGYISLDAAFEGRLIFIVLLALFVFKFIAVVISYATGGSGGLFSPTLFLGGMLGGIFGVALLYLHREFGWFGGLPRDEDVVGACVLLGMGAMFASIVRCPITSLVIIFEMTRNYSFILPLIAGNMIAYFISARKRAVPLYDALLIQDGVTLRKMPSYQGMRDYQNLPVSAIMTHDSVTVDGSLNSAENLKLLDGRKHHGYPVINAEGALCGMITHHELLENVEHELNEPLAKLVLDQRLVTVLPDTSIRAVAAQLIKEDVLQVPVVSQKDATKLLGIVTLHDIARQQNAVTEQFGRD, from the coding sequence TTGCGCCGACGTTTCTCGGACAATCAGCGTTTCCTGATCCTGTGTACCGTGGCCGGTGTCCTGTGCGGGCTGGCGGCGGTCGGTTTTCATCTGGCGATTGAGTACACCTTTCACCTGGTCTGGCATCTGTCGCAGATGACGGGACCGGTGTGGTTCTGGGTCGTGATGCCGCTGATGCCCGCCGCCGGCGGGTTGATCGTGGGCCTGTTCCTGTGGAAGATCGCGCCGAGCGCCTCGGGCAGCGGCATCCCGCAGACCAAGGCCGCCTATTACAACGATTTTGGCCGAATCACGCTCAAGGACGGATTCTTCCGCTTTCTGCTGGGAACGATTTTTATCGGGATGGGCAACGCCCTCGGGCGGGAAGGCCCGACGGTGCACATGTGCGCGGCCATCGCTTCGACGCTGGGACGCTGGGCCGGACTGGCCAAGGCTCGGGTCCAGGCCATGGTGCCGGTCGGCATGGGGGCGGGCATTGCCGCTGCCTTCAACGCGCCGCTGTCGGCCATCTTTTTTGTTTTCGAGGAACTGCTCTCGGACTTCAGCACAAAGGCGCTGGGCGGGATCGTGATCGCCGTAGTCGTGGCGGCGGCGGTTTCGCGGAGCATCCTCGGTGAAGACCCGGTCCTGCAGGTCGGATTATCCGAGGATAATGTGCGCACGGCCTGGTGGATGCTGGTCTCGCTCCCACTGGGGGTGGCGTCGGGCTTTGTCGGGTCGTTTTTCGTCACTACCCTGCTGAAGGCCCGGAGCATTCAGCGTCAGTGGAAGGGGCTCCCCGTCTGGATGAAGCCGGCGCTGGGCGGGCTCACTGTCGGTATTGTCGGGGTGAGCGCCTTCGCCTTCACGGGCTACTTTGGCGACCCGCAGACGGGGGTGTTCAGTATCGGTTATATCAGCCTCGATGCGGCCTTCGAGGGGCGGCTGATCTTTATCGTGTTGCTGGCGCTGTTTGTTTTCAAATTTATCGCGGTCGTCATCAGCTACGCAACTGGCGGTAGTGGTGGTCTGTTTTCGCCGACGCTGTTTCTGGGCGGGATGCTCGGTGGTATCTTCGGGGTGGCACTGCTGTACCTGCACCGCGAGTTCGGGTGGTTCGGCGGCCTGCCCAGAGACGAGGATGTGGTCGGGGCCTGCGTGCTGCTGGGGATGGGCGCGATGTTCGCCTCTATCGTGCGTTGTCCGATTACCTCGCTGGTCATCATCTTCGAAATGACCCGCAACTACTCCTTTATCCTGCCGCTGATCGCGGGCAACATGATCGCTTACTTCATCTCGGCGCGTAAGCGGGCGGTGCCGCTCTACGACGCGCTGCTGATCCAGGACGGGGTCACACTGCGTAAGATGCCCAGCTACCAGGGGATGCGCGACTACCAAAACCTGCCCGTGAGCGCGATCATGACCCATGACAGCGTGACGGTGGACGGCAGCCTGAACAGCGCCGAAAACCTGAAACTGCTCGACGGACGCAAGCACCACGGCTACCCGGTGATTAATGCCGAGGGCGCACTGTGCGGAATGATTACGCACCACGAACTGCTGGAAAATGTCGAACACGAGCTGAACGAGCCGCTGGCCAAGCTTGTCCTCGACCAACGCTTGGTGACGGTCTTGCCGGACACGTCGATCCGTGCCGTGGCGGCACAGTTGATCAAGGAGGACGTCTTGCAAGTCCCCGTGGTCAGCCAGAAGGACGCGACCAAGCTGCTGGGGATCGTCACCCTGCACGACATCGCCCGCCAGCAAAACGCCGTGACCGAGCAGTTCGGGCGCGACTAG
- the serS gene encoding serine--tRNA ligase has translation MIDIKLLRDDPEGLKKAIARKKFTVEWDAILRLDEERRSAINKAETKRAEQKAASKEVGQFKDKKSPEFQSLLASMKVLADEVKELEAAAADIETQWKGLFLSIPNMPDASVPEGRTEEDNVVAATWGEPAEVSAHAVPHWDIPWFSQAIDFERGVKATGAGFPFYVGDMARLVRSLISFFLEEARLNGYEEVLPPLMVNAASATATGQLPDKEGQMYHMPVEDFYMIPTAEVPVTNFFREETFDEAELPVYRCGYTPCFRREAGSWGKHVRGLNRLHQFDKVELVKWVHPDKSFEELELLRGNAEVILQKLGLPYRVLLMCAGDIGFPHAKQYDLEVWAGGQQRWLEVSSCSNFTDFQARRAGIRFRPKGGGKAEIVHTLNGSGLAVPRVLAALLENNLQQDGTVKVPECLHRWCGFETLAPKAK, from the coding sequence ATGATCGACATCAAACTTTTACGCGACGACCCCGAGGGGCTGAAGAAGGCCATTGCCCGCAAGAAGTTCACCGTGGAGTGGGACGCCATTCTGCGGCTGGACGAGGAGCGCCGCTCCGCCATCAACAAGGCCGAGACCAAGCGCGCCGAGCAAAAGGCCGCCAGCAAGGAAGTCGGGCAGTTCAAGGACAAGAAGTCCCCGGAATTCCAGAGCCTGCTCGCCTCGATGAAGGTCCTCGCCGATGAAGTCAAGGAGCTCGAAGCCGCCGCTGCCGACATTGAGACGCAGTGGAAGGGGCTTTTCCTCTCCATCCCGAACATGCCCGACGCCAGCGTGCCCGAGGGCCGCACCGAGGAGGACAACGTCGTGGCCGCGACCTGGGGCGAACCCGCCGAGGTGTCGGCACACGCCGTTCCCCACTGGGACATCCCGTGGTTTTCGCAGGCCATCGACTTTGAGCGCGGCGTCAAGGCCACCGGCGCGGGCTTCCCGTTCTACGTCGGCGACATGGCCCGGCTTGTGCGTTCGCTGATCAGCTTCTTCCTGGAGGAGGCCCGCCTCAACGGCTACGAGGAAGTCCTGCCCCCGCTCATGGTCAACGCCGCCAGCGCCACTGCCACCGGCCAACTCCCTGACAAGGAGGGCCAGATGTACCACATGCCGGTCGAGGATTTTTACATGATCCCCACCGCCGAGGTGCCGGTCACGAATTTCTTCCGCGAGGAAACCTTCGATGAGGCCGAGCTGCCCGTTTACCGCTGCGGCTACACCCCGTGCTTCCGCCGTGAGGCCGGGAGTTGGGGCAAGCACGTGCGCGGCCTCAACCGCCTGCACCAGTTCGACAAGGTCGAGCTGGTCAAGTGGGTCCACCCGGACAAGAGCTTCGAGGAACTCGAACTGCTGCGCGGCAACGCCGAAGTCATCCTGCAAAAGCTTGGCCTGCCGTACCGCGTCCTGCTCATGTGCGCCGGGGACATCGGCTTCCCCCACGCCAAGCAGTACGACCTCGAAGTCTGGGCCGGTGGCCAGCAGCGTTGGCTGGAAGTCTCCAGTTGCTCGAATTTTACCGATTTCCAGGCCCGCCGCGCCGGTATCCGCTTCCGCCCCAAGGGCGGCGGCAAGGCCGAAATCGTCCACACCCTCAACGGCTCCGGCCTCGCCGTCCCGCGCGTGCTCGCCGCCCTGCTGGAAAATAACCTCCAGCAAGACGGCACCGTCAAGGTCCCCGAATGCCTCCACCGCTGGTGCGGCTTCGAGACCCTCGCGCCGAAAGCAAAGTAG